A region from the Aegilops tauschii subsp. strangulata cultivar AL8/78 chromosome 5, Aet v6.0, whole genome shotgun sequence genome encodes:
- the LOC109752375 gene encoding putative ripening-related protein 6, which yields MANAAKAAAILLVFLQVVCAVARHHADPRASFAYVETSGVMMLSGFDQGEERAPASCGGTYHTDLESVITVSSKIYTSGGLCGILFRITDMETGRSAMAEAVDECHDCRDDEVGASAGVWKDLGLDTGAGSVDVMLSY from the coding sequence ATGGCGAACGCGGCCAAGGCGGCAGCAATCTTACTTGTTTTTCTGCAGGTGGTGTGCGCCGTCGCCCGGCACCATGCTGATCCGCGGGCATCTTTCGCCTACGTCGAGACTTCAGGGGTGATGATGTTGAGTGGGTTCGACCAAGGAGAGGAGCGCGCGCCGGCGTCATGCGGCGGCACATACCACACCGACCTGGAATCCGTGATCACGGTGTCTAGCAAGATATACACGAGCGGGGGCCTGTGCGGCATCTTGTTCCGCATCACGGACATGGAGACCGGGCGCAGCGCGATGGCAGAGGCCGTGGACGAGTGCCACGACTGCCGCGACGACGAGGTGGGAGCGTCGGCCGGCGTGTGGAAAGATCTCGGCCTCGACACAGGGGCCGGCTCGGTGGACGTCATGTTGTCCTATTGA